The window GTCGATCAGACCGGAGGCCAGCGCCTCGACGGTCGCAAGCCGGTCATCCTCGCTGCGGAGCGGGGGCTTCAGCTTGAAGAAGGTGCGGTAGTCGTCCACGTCGAAGGCGTTGAGCGTGAGATGGTGAATGGAGGTGCCGGCGGTCACTGGCAGACCTGCCTCCTTTGCGCGGGCAAGCGCGGGCAGGGCGACGGCGGTAGTAATCTGGTCCGCATGATAGCGGCAACCGGTCATTTCCACGAGGGTCAGGTCCCGCTCCAGCTGCAACCGTTCCGCCTGCGGCGAGACGGCGGGCAGGCCGAGCTTGGTGGCGAAGGCGCCCGATGTCATCGCCGCGCCGGATGAGAGCACCGGCTCCTGCGGGTGGCTGATGATGAGGGCGCCAAGACCCTTCGCGTAGGACATCGCACGGAGGAGGACCTTGGCATCGCGTATCGGGTTGTCGGTGTCGGTAAAGGCGACGGCACCGGCGTCCTGCAGGAAACCGATTTCCGTCATCTCCCGCCCTTCGCGACCCTTGGTGAGGGCGGCCATGGGCAGAACATGCACCGGTGCTGCCTCCCGCGCGCGGCGGACAGCGAATTCCAGCATCTCGGGCGTGTCCGTCACCGGTGTCGTATCCGGGCGTGTGACCATGGTGGTCACGCCCCCCGCCGCCGCGGCGCGACCCGCGGTGCGGTAGCTTTCCTTGTGGCGCTCGCCCGGCTCGCAGATCTTCACTCCGATGTCGATTATGCCAGGGGCAATGCAGAGCCCGCCGCAGTCCTCCGCCCCGTCCGGGCCTTCGCCCTTGCCGATTTCCTCGACGTGATCGGAAAAGCGGATCCACCCGATGGACTCGGTGCCCTCTTCAGGGTCTATCAGGCGGAGATTGGCGAGGGTTTTCATGGCTGCTTGCTTGCAGAAAGGGGGGCGAGGTGTCAATCGCGGATAGAGGGACCGAGGTTTTGGCGATGCGCGCGGCTACGGAGGCGGATGTACCGGCGCTGGCGGCGCTCTGGCATGCGGGATGGCAAGACGGGCACGCGGCGGTCGTGCCGGAGGGGCTGCTACCGCACCGCGATGCGGCGAGTTTTGCCGTGCGGACACGGCGGCATCTGGGGCGGATCATGTTGGCGGAGCGGAAGGGCAGGCTTCTGGGCTTCTACATGCTGCACGACGACGAGTTGGAGCAATTCTACGTCGCTCCGCAGGCGCGGGGGACAGGTGTGGCGGCGGAGCTGATGAAGGATGCAGAGAGGGCGATGGCGAAGGTCGGCGCGGTGCGCGCATGGCTCGCCTGCTCGGTTGGCAACTTGCGGGCGGCGCGGTTCTACGAGAAGTGCGGGTGGCAGCGGATGGGCGTGGAGCCGATGGAACTGGAGGTGCTGGAGGGCAGTTTCACGCTGGATATCTGGCGGTATGAGAAGGATCTGGGTGGGGGCGGCTGATCTGATATTCCGGCAGTTTCCGTGTTTCGGGAGACCCGATGATGTGAATACTTCGCCCGGCCCGGAAAAAGACGCGAAACGCCGCTGGGCCAGCGCCGGTCCGTGTCGTGTCGGAGGGACGCTTTCAGCGTGACCGGGCTGGCGCTCGGCTGACGTCGGCGCGGACAGGTGACGTCAGAGACATGTGGCTCTCTTAAACTGTGTGGTGTCGAAGTCGGGCGCGCCATTTCACGGGCCGTCGATGGCCCTATGATTTTCCTTGAGGATAAGGGACGGGGCAGGACATTGCTGCCTGAAAACCCTCAGACCTCCACGCTCGCCTTTTCCCGCAGATTCCGCGCCAGCAGGTCCATCGCGGCCATGCGCACGGCGACGCCCATTTCCACCTGTTCCTGGATGACGGAGACGTTGATGTCGTCGGCGATGGTGCCATCGATTTCCACGCCGCGATTCATCGGGCCGGGGTGCATGACGATGGCATCGGGGTTGGCGCAGGCGAGTTTCTCCGCATCCAGCCCGAAGCGGTGATAATATTCGCGGGTGGAGGGGATGAAGCCGCCGTCCATCCGTTCCTTCTGGAGGCGGAGCATCATCACCACGTCAACGCCCTTCAGCCCTTCGCGCATGTTGTCCGTTACCTCGACGCCAAGCTCGGACATGCCGGTGGGGATGAGTGTCGGCGGGCCGATGAGGCGGACGCGGTTCTCCATCCGGCCGAGGAGGAGGATGTTGGAGCGGGCGACGCGGCTGTGGGCGATGTCTCCGCAGATCGCGACCGTCAGCCGGTGGAGCCGGCCCTTTCGGCGGCGGATGGTAAGGGCGTCGAGCAGCGCCTGCGTCGGGTGCTCGTGGCGGCCGTCGCCGGCGTTCAGGACTGCGCAGTTGACCTTGGAGGCGAGCAGGTTCACCGCGCCGGAATGGGGGTGGCGGACGACCAGCAAGTCGGGGTGCATGGCGTTCAGCGTCATCGCCGTGTCGATCAGCGTCTCGCCCTTCTTGATGGAGCTGGCCTGCATGGACATGTTCATCACGTCCGCGCCAAGGCGCATGCCTGCGATCTCGAAACTTGCCTGCGTGCGGGTGGAGTTCTCGAAGAACATGTTCACCTGCGTCAGCCCGGCCAGCGCCTGCCCGTGCTTGTTCGGCCCACGGTTCTGCGCGGCGTATTGATCCGCGAGGTCGAGAAGGGTGGTGATGTCGGCCTGCGAAAGGCCCTCGATCCCGAGGAGATGGCGATGCTTGAACATGGGCCTTGCTTAGCCTGAGGCGGGCGGCGGCGACAAGGGGTCTGCGAAGCTGCAGGGGGCGAAGAGGGAGATGGCGCAGGCCTCGGCTTGCCGCCAGCGTTCCGGCGCGCTGGCCTTCCGCCACACCGAGAGGAGCACACCAACTGCGGCGATGGTGGCGATTGCGAATGCGACCCAGCCGAGAGCGGCGCCAAGGGCATGATCGCTGAGCTTCTTTGTGAATTCGACAAATAGGAATGGTGCCAGTGTGATGCCGGTTCCGGTTACGAGAATCGCATTTATGTCTCTGTCGAATGCCATAAGCCGTGCTGTGCTGCTTGTGAGGATCACGACTGTCAGGGTCCGAAGTGCACGATACCTGCCAATGAGGACCAAGCTGAGAAAGACCTCTGGTGGCAGGTTCGAGTACTTTAACTCGGAGGGATCGAGAGCATCGGGCCAGACGGTATGGAAGGGATGGGTTGCGATCATGAGGGCGCACAAGATGCGCAGGCCAAAGCGCGCAGGCAGGACGATTGAAAGAGCGAGGAGGACTACTGAATCCGCGTTGGTGACAAATTCCCAATTGCAAACAACCTTTGGGACGGGCTTACCAATACGGCCCTTTTGGCGTAGTAGCAGAGTATGATGGGCAACACGAATGACATGAGCCCCGAGGACGCGCTGGCGGCCCTGATCTGGCAGATCGAGCTCGGCGCGGACGAGGCGCTGGACGAGCGGCCGGTGGACAGGTTCGGTGCTGCCGCCGCGGCTTCCGCGGAGGCCAAGCCTCCACCCGGGGCCGTTCCGGCCACGGCTGCGGGCAAGCCCGCAGGGACGCCTGATGCCCCACCCCCTGGATCCGCGAGTGTTGCGATCGCCGCTGAGTGTGCTGATCTCGACGCGTTGCGCGCGGCCATGGCGGCGTTTGAGGGCTGCGCGTTGAAGAAGGGAGCGAAATCGCTTGTGTTCGCTGATGGTGTGCCGGGCGCACATATCATGATTGTCGGTGAGGCGCCGGGGCGTGAGGAGGACCAGCAGGGGCTGCCGTTCGTGGGTGCTTCCGGTCAACTGCTCGACAATATGTTCGCCGCCATTGGTCTGAGTCGGACGGCGGATAACCCGGCTGATGCTCTTTATATCACCAATACCATCCCCTGGCGGCCGCCGCAGAACCGGGATCCGTCCGGCGACGAGATCGCGATGATGTTGCCGTTCCTTCGCCGCCATATCGAGCTTGCCGCGCCGCGACTGTTGGTGACCATGGGCAATTCGGCGACGCGGACGCTGCTCGACACCACCAGCGGCATCACCCGGATGCGTGGACGCTGGGCCGAGTTCGCCGGAGTTCCGGTGATGCCGATGTTCCACCCCGCCGCTCTGCTGCGCGACCCGCTGCGCAAGGGCGATGCCTGGACGGACCTGAAGGCCATTCGCGCCCAATTATCGTCTTTGCAAGTATCAGGTCGCCAATAAAGCAATATAAAGGTGACAAGAGTCATTGGCGACTTTAATTAGTGAATTCGAGTTATTGACTTGAATCGCCGACTGACCGGAAGCTTGTGCTCAGACTACAAGTAAATTGAGATTTCTTGTTTCTGGGGAGCTTTCCATGTTTACCAAACCGAACCGGTTCGTGGACCGGGTATTCCTGCATTGTTCCGCATCTGACCACGCATCGCACGACAATATCGCGACCATTCACCGCTGGCACACCGATCCGAAGCCGCGCGGAAACGGCTGGTCGGACACCGGCTATCATTACTTCATTCGCAAGGATGGAACGCTGGAAAACGGGCGGCCGCTGGAGCGAACGCCGTCTGCTCAGGGCGGGCACAACACCGGAACCATCGCCATCTGTCTGCACGGGCTGGACAAGCCGAAATTCACCACCGCGCAATTCGACCAGGTGCGGGGGCTGTGTCTGGAGATCAACAACGCCTATCACGGCACTGTCACCTTTCACGGCCACAAGGAAGTAGCGGCCAAGGCCTGCCCGGTGTTCGATTACAGGGATGTGCTGAAGCTGGACCGGTTCGGACGGCTCGGCCTTTCCGGGGCTGAGGCGCAGGGCCTGGCGAACGAGACGCATCGTGATGCCGATACCATGCCTCAGTTGCGCCGTGGCGACCGGGGCGAGGCGGTGGCGCTTGCGCAGAGCCTGCTGATGCTCAAGGATGACGGTATTTTCGGGCCGAAAACCGATGGTGTCGTGCGTGATTTCCAGACCGCGCATGGCCTGGAGCGGGACGGTGTGATCGGTAAGGATACATGGAAGGCGTTGTTTGCCAATGAGAGGATCGAGCATTCGGGCGCGAGTTGAGGCGACTCTCGCGATCGCTCTTGTATCGGCTATGCCAGCTTTTGCCGGCGACGCCGCGCATCCGCAGGCCATCGGGTTTTCCGACGGGGGAGAGCGCTTCGCGTTTCTGGAGTGGGGGCAGCAGGATGGTTCCGGATTTGGCTATGCTTCGGTCTTCATCGTCGATCTGGAACGGGACGCCTGGGTTGTCCCACCGGTACGCAGCCTGATCGAGGATGAGGCTGTCGCGCCGATGGTGGCGCGGCAGCAGGCCTGGTCTGCGGCGGCGGATGCGCTGGGCGATGCGGGTATCCATCAGCCTGCGCGGCTGGTCCATTCCCGGCCTTTCCTGCCGGCGGAAAAAGGGGGCGAGCGGGTGGAAGTGGCATGGAGGCCGATCACCATCCCGGGGGCCATGCCTGACACGTCCGTGCTGTACCTAGAGACTTTTGCCCTGCCGGCCGAGGGCTGCGAGGGGGAGACCGCCATGGGGTTTGCGCTGATGTGGAAGGGCGAGGAAATCGCCCGTGATGTCGACCTACCGGAAAGCCGCGGTTGCCCGACCGCCTACAGTATCGAGCGAATCTATGCATCGGAGGTCTGGCCGCCGGCACCGTATGCGGTGGCCCTGATCGGCGTATTCCGGCGGGGTTTCGAGGGACCGGACCTGCGCCATATCGCGTTGCCTATTCCGCTGAAGCCGGCGGGGCGGTGAAAGGCTGCGCTTGCCTATGGCCCTTTCCGCCGTTTAAGCAGAAGCCGAAGGACAGGGTCGGCACATGCGCATTGTTATCACCGGTGGTTCCAACACGTTGCTTGGCGGTGGCTGGCGGCCACACTTCGAGGCGCTGGTGCCGGACGGCACGCAGATCACCAACCTCGCTATCGGCGGTACCACTTCGGCCATGGGCATTTTCCGGCTGCTGACGCAGGGTCGGGTTCAGCCCGGCGATGTGGTGCTGTGGGAATACGCGCTGAACGAGCACGGGCACTACCGCCACGGCCACGGGCTGGGTGTGCTGATGCACCATGTCGAGGCGCTGATCAGGCTGGTGGCGGAGGCGGGCGGGCATTTGTTGCCGATCATCTTTACCACGCAGGCGCAGGAGACGCGGACGGAGTTCGACGACTACCGCGCCCGGCTGCATTTCACCTTCGCGACCCACGACGTGCCCTTTTTCGATGTCAGTCAGGAATTTCGCCGCCAGTTCGGCGTGGCGCGGCTGGCGAAGGAGATGTTTCAGGACAACTTCCATTACATGCCGAACGGCGAGATCGTGAAGGGTATCGCCGAGAGCGTCCTGGCGCGACTCGGCAGTATTCCCATGACGCGATTTCACCCCGACAGGGCGATGCTGGCGGACCCGCGGCGGACCTTTGCAGCCATAGACACCTTCACCGGTGCGGAAGTAAGCGAGTTCCGCACGGGTATCATCCGCACGCCAATATTTTCCTTCGATCAGGAACTGCAGACGAAGATCAGGGGGCGGCTGATGGCCGCGGCGGTAATCGGAGCGCCGGAGGGCGGCGGTTTCACGATCCGGGCCGGGGACGAGGTGCTGGGGTCCTACTCGACAAGGCGGGCGTACGAGGAACGG of the Algicella marina genome contains:
- the pyrC gene encoding dihydroorotase gives rise to the protein MKTLANLRLIDPEEGTESIGWIRFSDHVEEIGKGEGPDGAEDCGGLCIAPGIIDIGVKICEPGERHKESYRTAGRAAAAGGVTTMVTRPDTTPVTDTPEMLEFAVRRAREAAPVHVLPMAALTKGREGREMTEIGFLQDAGAVAFTDTDNPIRDAKVLLRAMSYAKGLGALIISHPQEPVLSSGAAMTSGAFATKLGLPAVSPQAERLQLERDLTLVEMTGCRYHADQITTAVALPALARAKEAGLPVTAGTSIHHLTLNAFDVDDYRTFFKLKPPLRSEDDRLATVEALASGLIDIISSMHTPQDEESKRLPFEEAASGAVALETLLPAALRLVHSGHLTLPQLFRALALNPARLLGLPAGRLSPGAPADLIVFDPDAPFVLDRFKLHSKSKNTPFDTARMQGRVRRTFVSGEDVTP
- a CDS encoding GNAT family N-acetyltransferase; protein product: MSIADRGTEVLAMRAATEADVPALAALWHAGWQDGHAAVVPEGLLPHRDAASFAVRTRRHLGRIMLAERKGRLLGFYMLHDDELEQFYVAPQARGTGVAAELMKDAERAMAKVGAVRAWLACSVGNLRAARFYEKCGWQRMGVEPMELEVLEGSFTLDIWRYEKDLGGGG
- a CDS encoding aspartate carbamoyltransferase catalytic subunit yields the protein MFKHRHLLGIEGLSQADITTLLDLADQYAAQNRGPNKHGQALAGLTQVNMFFENSTRTQASFEIAGMRLGADVMNMSMQASSIKKGETLIDTAMTLNAMHPDLLVVRHPHSGAVNLLASKVNCAVLNAGDGRHEHPTQALLDALTIRRRKGRLHRLTVAICGDIAHSRVARSNILLLGRMENRVRLIGPPTLIPTGMSELGVEVTDNMREGLKGVDVVMMLRLQKERMDGGFIPSTREYYHRFGLDAEKLACANPDAIVMHPGPMNRGVEIDGTIADDINVSVIQEQVEMGVAVRMAAMDLLARNLREKASVEV
- a CDS encoding uracil-DNA glycosylase, coding for MGNTNDMSPEDALAALIWQIELGADEALDERPVDRFGAAAAASAEAKPPPGAVPATAAGKPAGTPDAPPPGSASVAIAAECADLDALRAAMAAFEGCALKKGAKSLVFADGVPGAHIMIVGEAPGREEDQQGLPFVGASGQLLDNMFAAIGLSRTADNPADALYITNTIPWRPPQNRDPSGDEIAMMLPFLRRHIELAAPRLLVTMGNSATRTLLDTTSGITRMRGRWAEFAGVPVMPMFHPAALLRDPLRKGDAWTDLKAIRAQLSSLQVSGRQ
- a CDS encoding peptidoglycan recognition protein family protein; the protein is MFTKPNRFVDRVFLHCSASDHASHDNIATIHRWHTDPKPRGNGWSDTGYHYFIRKDGTLENGRPLERTPSAQGGHNTGTIAICLHGLDKPKFTTAQFDQVRGLCLEINNAYHGTVTFHGHKEVAAKACPVFDYRDVLKLDRFGRLGLSGAEAQGLANETHRDADTMPQLRRGDRGEAVALAQSLLMLKDDGIFGPKTDGVVRDFQTAHGLERDGVIGKDTWKALFANERIEHSGAS
- a CDS encoding DUF2259 domain-containing protein, which encodes MPAFAGDAAHPQAIGFSDGGERFAFLEWGQQDGSGFGYASVFIVDLERDAWVVPPVRSLIEDEAVAPMVARQQAWSAAADALGDAGIHQPARLVHSRPFLPAEKGGERVEVAWRPITIPGAMPDTSVLYLETFALPAEGCEGETAMGFALMWKGEEIARDVDLPESRGCPTAYSIERIYASEVWPPAPYAVALIGVFRRGFEGPDLRHIALPIPLKPAGR
- a CDS encoding SGNH/GDSL hydrolase family protein produces the protein MRIVITGGSNTLLGGGWRPHFEALVPDGTQITNLAIGGTTSAMGIFRLLTQGRVQPGDVVLWEYALNEHGHYRHGHGLGVLMHHVEALIRLVAEAGGHLLPIIFTTQAQETRTEFDDYRARLHFTFATHDVPFFDVSQEFRRQFGVARLAKEMFQDNFHYMPNGEIVKGIAESVLARLGSIPMTRFHPDRAMLADPRRTFAAIDTFTGAEVSEFRTGIIRTPIFSFDQELQTKIRGRLMAAAVIGAPEGGGFTIRAGDEVLGSYSTRRAYEERGPRRIVKQISFHALAGKPLVCFNKPVVISRAAADETLIADHTYETDRVPAEGEAEDALLGLLVDRMRDRDG